One genomic segment of Agromyces intestinalis includes these proteins:
- a CDS encoding ROK family protein has product MIAGVETGGTKVVAAVAHDASPGDLLDHVELPTTTPAETGAALRAFLDRWDPSRTARVGVASFGPLDLDQASAGYGSITATVKPGWPGVRIADLVGGRPFSLVSDVTGAVIGEATHGAGAGLSDVSYLTVGTGIGVGAIVDGRRVAQRSHPEVGHLPVRRHPDDAFDGVCPFHGDCIEGLASGPAIASRWGRPTRDLGPDLDRAVRLEAWYLGQLVASITYTLVPRRVILGGGVMKLPGVLDTTRAAFARELAGALGDRHPAADPSTFLVPPTLGDLAGVRGALELATQAEESAASEASEASAA; this is encoded by the coding sequence GTGATCGCGGGCGTCGAGACCGGCGGCACCAAGGTCGTCGCGGCAGTCGCGCACGACGCGTCGCCGGGCGACCTGCTCGACCACGTGGAACTGCCCACGACCACGCCCGCCGAGACGGGGGCCGCGCTGCGAGCGTTCCTCGACCGGTGGGATCCGTCTCGGACGGCGAGAGTGGGCGTCGCCTCGTTCGGGCCGCTCGACCTCGATCAGGCGTCGGCCGGCTATGGCTCGATCACGGCGACGGTGAAACCCGGCTGGCCGGGCGTGCGCATCGCCGATCTGGTCGGCGGGCGACCGTTCTCACTCGTCTCGGATGTCACGGGCGCGGTCATCGGCGAGGCGACGCACGGCGCCGGCGCCGGGCTCTCGGATGTCTCGTACCTCACCGTCGGCACCGGCATCGGAGTCGGCGCCATCGTCGACGGCCGACGGGTCGCGCAGCGCAGCCACCCTGAGGTCGGCCACCTGCCGGTGCGCCGGCACCCCGACGACGCGTTCGACGGAGTCTGCCCGTTCCACGGCGACTGCATCGAGGGACTCGCGTCGGGCCCCGCGATCGCGTCGCGCTGGGGCCGACCCACCCGCGATCTCGGGCCCGACCTCGACCGTGCCGTGCGGTTGGAGGCGTGGTACCTCGGCCAGCTGGTGGCGAGCATCACGTACACCCTGGTCCCGCGTCGGGTGATCCTGGGCGGCGGCGTGATGAAGCTGCCCGGGGTGTTGGACACGACCAGGGCCGCCTTCGCGCGCGAACTCGCCGGCGCGCTCGGCGACCGCCACCCCGCGGCCGATCCTTCGACGTTCCTCGTTCCGCCGACGCTGGGCGACCTCGCCGGCGTCCGGGGTGCGCTCGAGCTCGCGACGCAGGCGGAGGAATCCGCCGCTTCCGAGGCATCCGAGGCATCCGCCGCATGA
- a CDS encoding cellulase family glycosylhydrolase — protein MTAALVTREGSRLLLDGRPFRFSGANIYWLGLDENVGGIAYPTTFRIEDAIDTARDLGVTVIRSHLATSTSQGGANPLAVMPAIDEWNDAAFDSIDHALAYGGDGGMRFILPLTDEWAYYHGGHRDFTAPFGLEPDEFFTDRRAIDAFRRYVERFVTHTNRETGTRYADDPAILAWELGNELEHLTPEWVDELATLLRHAAPSTLVAAGRRFGVDDASLTAPGIDLVDVHYYPPTAEGVAADARRVVEAGKVYLAGEYGSVSASPELLDPLAADPNVTGMCFWSLFGRDDGGRFVEHDDGFTLHVPGDTSAMRANVAAIRAFGTALAGAAA, from the coding sequence ATGACCGCCGCACTCGTCACCCGCGAAGGGTCACGTCTGCTGCTCGACGGCCGGCCGTTCCGTTTCAGCGGTGCGAACATCTACTGGCTGGGGCTCGACGAGAACGTGGGCGGCATCGCCTACCCGACGACGTTCCGCATCGAGGACGCGATCGACACGGCGCGCGACCTCGGCGTCACCGTCATCCGCTCGCACCTCGCGACCTCGACGAGCCAGGGCGGCGCGAATCCGCTCGCGGTGATGCCGGCGATCGACGAGTGGAACGACGCCGCATTCGACTCGATCGACCACGCGCTCGCGTACGGCGGTGACGGAGGCATGCGATTCATCCTGCCGCTCACCGACGAGTGGGCGTACTACCACGGCGGTCACCGCGACTTCACGGCGCCGTTCGGGCTCGAGCCGGACGAGTTCTTCACCGACCGGCGCGCGATCGACGCGTTCCGCCGGTACGTCGAGCGGTTCGTCACGCACACCAACCGCGAGACGGGCACGCGGTACGCCGACGACCCGGCGATCCTCGCCTGGGAGCTGGGCAACGAGCTCGAGCACCTGACCCCCGAGTGGGTCGACGAACTCGCGACGCTGCTGCGCCACGCGGCACCTTCCACGCTCGTCGCCGCCGGTCGCCGGTTCGGCGTCGATGACGCCTCGCTCACGGCACCGGGCATCGACCTCGTCGACGTGCACTACTACCCGCCGACCGCCGAGGGCGTCGCCGCCGACGCCCGCCGGGTCGTCGAGGCGGGCAAGGTGTACCTCGCCGGCGAGTACGGGTCGGTGTCGGCGTCGCCCGAGCTGCTCGACCCGCTCGCGGCCGATCCGAACGTCACCGGCATGTGCTTCTGGTCGCTGTTCGGGCGCGACGACGGCGGACGCTTCGTCGAGCACGACGACGGCTTCACCCTGCATGTGCCCGGTGACACCTCCGCCATGCGGGCGAACGTCGCCGCAATTCGCGCCTTCGGCACCGCCCTGGCAGGCGCTGCGGCCTGA
- a CDS encoding LacI family DNA-binding transcriptional regulator, which produces MAQGSAHDTAAARPRPIGLVLARSAEILGDEPYFHEFVAGAERVLRPLGRSILLHVLPTRREELDCYRRWARDGHVEAVVLVDLSPADRRVSLVRELGLPAVAIGDAASGGGLDTVWTQDDLAMRSAVEYLAGLDHTRLAHVSGPALFSHTLIRTEAFDDAVAELGLTGRRIASDYSERSGYQATLDLLVGDAPPTAIVFDNDLMALGGLSAARDLDLEVPRDLSLLAWDDSALCQLSEPPLSAMSHDVQQIGELAARAVLAMLAGDEPELLRAEPAVVVPRGTTAVPGRVDGTADAPADAAG; this is translated from the coding sequence ATGGCGCAGGGCTCGGCGCACGACACCGCGGCCGCGCGGCCGCGGCCGATCGGGCTCGTGCTCGCGCGTTCGGCGGAGATCCTGGGCGACGAACCCTACTTCCACGAGTTCGTCGCGGGTGCCGAGCGCGTGCTGCGCCCGCTCGGCCGATCGATCCTGTTGCACGTGCTCCCCACCCGGCGGGAGGAACTCGACTGCTACCGTCGGTGGGCGCGCGACGGACATGTCGAAGCCGTCGTGCTCGTCGACCTCTCGCCCGCCGACCGGCGGGTCAGCCTGGTGCGCGAGCTCGGTCTGCCCGCCGTCGCGATCGGCGACGCGGCGTCGGGCGGCGGCCTCGACACCGTGTGGACCCAGGACGACCTCGCGATGCGCAGCGCAGTCGAGTATCTCGCAGGGCTCGACCATACCCGGCTCGCCCATGTGTCGGGTCCGGCGTTGTTCTCGCACACCCTCATCCGCACCGAGGCGTTCGACGACGCCGTCGCCGAGCTCGGGCTCACAGGCAGGCGCATCGCGTCGGACTACTCCGAGCGATCGGGATACCAGGCGACGCTCGACCTGCTCGTCGGCGACGCGCCGCCGACGGCGATCGTGTTCGACAACGATCTGATGGCGCTCGGCGGATTGTCGGCGGCGCGCGACCTCGACCTCGAGGTGCCACGCGACCTGTCGTTGCTGGCGTGGGACGATTCGGCGCTCTGCCAGCTCTCCGAGCCGCCGCTGTCGGCGATGAGTCACGACGTGCAGCAGATCGGCGAGCTCGCCGCGCGGGCGGTGCTCGCGATGCTCGCGGGCGACGAGCCCGAGTTGCTGCGCGCCGAACCCGCGGTCGTGGTGCCGCGCGGCACGACCGCGGTGCCGGGGCGGGTCGACGGGACGGCCGACGCACCCGCCGACGCGGCCGGCTGA
- a CDS encoding ROK family transcriptional regulator has protein sequence MARRETAAGPGSRALVVDLIRSSGPISRVELTEITGLTQPSISNIVRRLIADGVVRETDHTVSTGGKPRTLLVMNSRALFAVGIQLGTESAVGIAADSTGGVFGRQRFAGAGTDEPGRVVHRLAQDYRDLVAGLGLDESRIAGLSVVAPGPIDLVRGTLLGPPSLRRWHDFPLREALSDLIEVPVLIDNDSAAAALGEFWSRQVPRGSTYACVYMGAGIGGGIVSEGSLYRGASSNPAELGHISVEIGGRACFCGNRGCLERYAAPPAVVATARDDEALVAELGLDPHDDELAFDTLARAAVQGHPGALALIEASAQLLAEATLTFANLIDIDRITLAGWGFAIAGSIYARAIGDALRARAFARSAHLVQVELSSNPRDSAAVGAAALILQSSLAPGHGPRPARRTDLGMRH, from the coding sequence ATGGCGAGACGCGAGACAGCTGCCGGTCCCGGCAGCCGCGCACTCGTGGTCGACCTGATCCGCTCCTCGGGGCCGATCAGCCGGGTCGAGCTCACCGAGATCACCGGGCTCACCCAACCGTCGATCTCGAACATCGTGCGACGGCTCATCGCCGACGGCGTAGTGCGCGAGACCGATCACACCGTCTCGACCGGCGGCAAGCCGCGAACGCTGCTCGTCATGAACTCACGAGCGCTGTTCGCAGTGGGCATCCAGCTCGGCACCGAGAGCGCGGTCGGCATCGCCGCCGACTCGACGGGCGGCGTGTTCGGGCGCCAGCGGTTCGCCGGTGCGGGTACCGACGAGCCAGGGCGTGTCGTGCACCGGCTCGCGCAGGACTACCGCGACCTCGTCGCGGGGCTCGGCCTCGACGAGAGCCGCATCGCCGGGCTGTCGGTGGTGGCACCCGGCCCGATCGACCTCGTCCGCGGCACGCTGCTCGGTCCTCCGAGCCTGCGGCGGTGGCACGACTTCCCGCTCCGCGAGGCGTTGTCCGACCTGATCGAGGTGCCCGTGCTCATCGACAACGACTCGGCGGCGGCGGCGCTCGGCGAGTTCTGGAGCCGCCAGGTTCCGCGCGGGTCGACCTATGCGTGCGTCTACATGGGCGCGGGCATTGGCGGAGGCATCGTGAGCGAGGGCTCGCTCTACCGCGGTGCGAGCTCGAACCCCGCCGAGCTCGGGCACATCTCGGTCGAGATCGGCGGGCGAGCGTGCTTCTGCGGCAATCGCGGATGCCTCGAGCGCTACGCCGCTCCGCCCGCGGTCGTCGCGACGGCGCGCGACGACGAGGCCCTGGTCGCCGAGCTCGGCCTCGACCCGCACGACGACGAACTCGCGTTCGACACCCTCGCCCGCGCCGCCGTCCAGGGGCATCCTGGCGCACTGGCACTGATCGAGGCATCCGCGCAACTGCTCGCCGAGGCGACGCTGACGTTCGCGAACCTCATCGACATCGACCGCATCACCCTTGCCGGCTGGGGGTTCGCGATCGCCGGGTCGATCTACGCCCGGGCCATCGGCGACGCACTTCGGGCGCGAGCGTTCGCGCGCAGCGCCCACCTGGTGCAGGTGGAGTTGTCGAGCAATCCGCGCGACAGCGCTGCGGTCGGAGCGGCTGCGCTGATCCTGCAGAGTTCGCTTGCGCCGGGCCACGGACCCCGCCCCGCCCGGAGAACTGATCTCGGCATGCGCCACTGA
- a CDS encoding multidrug effflux MFS transporter: MNVSVADGALPRRRHIALVVALGVLQTLSTFTIDIYLPAFPHIASEFGVAESAIQFTFTGGMIGMVAGQFFVGPTSDAYGRKRPMLIATALHVAASIACAFAMSVPMLVAARIVQGAASGATGVIALAMVRDLYSGYRMMRMLASMSLISGMAIAVGPLLGSTLLAVMPWRGLFGALAIYGLVVGAVVVLIVGETLPETRRHTGGVRELLRGMRTVVGDRAFVGLVLVTSCAWGAMYCYLAASSFLFQGVYGANETQYGWLFASHALLMLAGTQLGARIAHRIEPRRIVMVSTAGLALSAGGILLAGVVAPSSLANVMVPLWAFTFFLGVNTPCVQAMALSRHGDHAGSASSLLNATRQGFGAIGAPLTGLIGLDSVVPLGWVMASLQVVALVVLWVVVRPQHLEPID; encoded by the coding sequence ATGAACGTCTCCGTCGCCGACGGTGCGCTTCCGCGACGCCGGCACATCGCGCTGGTCGTCGCCTTGGGCGTCCTGCAGACGCTCAGCACCTTCACCATTGACATCTACCTGCCCGCCTTCCCGCACATCGCGAGCGAGTTCGGGGTCGCGGAGTCGGCGATCCAGTTCACGTTCACGGGTGGGATGATCGGCATGGTCGCCGGTCAGTTCTTCGTCGGTCCGACGAGCGACGCCTACGGCCGCAAGCGGCCGATGCTCATCGCGACAGCGCTGCATGTCGCGGCGTCGATCGCCTGCGCGTTCGCGATGTCGGTGCCGATGCTGGTCGCCGCGCGCATCGTTCAGGGCGCGGCGTCGGGCGCGACCGGAGTGATCGCGCTCGCGATGGTACGCGACCTCTACAGCGGATACCGCATGATGCGCATGCTCGCGTCGATGTCCCTCATCTCGGGCATGGCCATCGCGGTAGGGCCGCTGCTCGGCTCGACCCTGCTCGCCGTGATGCCATGGCGCGGGCTCTTCGGCGCCCTCGCGATCTACGGATTGGTCGTGGGCGCCGTAGTCGTGCTCATCGTCGGCGAGACGCTGCCCGAGACGCGTCGGCACACGGGCGGGGTCCGCGAACTGCTGCGGGGGATGCGAACAGTCGTAGGCGACCGCGCGTTCGTCGGGCTCGTGCTCGTGACGAGTTGCGCGTGGGGCGCGATGTACTGCTACCTGGCGGCATCCTCGTTCCTCTTCCAGGGCGTCTACGGGGCGAACGAGACGCAGTACGGCTGGCTGTTCGCCTCCCATGCGCTGCTTATGCTGGCGGGCACCCAGCTCGGCGCGCGGATCGCGCACCGCATCGAGCCGCGACGCATCGTCATGGTCTCTACAGCCGGGCTCGCGCTCTCGGCCGGCGGCATCCTGCTGGCCGGCGTCGTCGCGCCCAGCTCGCTCGCGAACGTGATGGTGCCGCTCTGGGCGTTCACCTTCTTCCTCGGAGTCAACACGCCGTGCGTGCAGGCCATGGCGTTGTCGCGGCACGGCGACCACGCCGGCTCGGCATCAAGCCTGCTGAACGCAACGCGGCAGGGGTTCGGCGCGATCGGCGCACCTCTTACCGGGCTCATCGGGTTGGACAGCGTCGTTCCGCTTGGGTGGGTGATGGCGAGCCTGCAGGTCGTCGCGCTCGTGGTGCTGTGGGTCGTGGTACGGCCGCAACACCTTGAACCGATCGATTGA